In Candidatus Kaistella beijingensis, a genomic segment contains:
- a CDS encoding rhodanese-like domain-containing protein — protein MFDTIKNLFGLDKTDYAELVKNGAIIVDVRSKGEFASGHIKNSINIPVDQLANNLSRLKDKNKPVITCCASGMRSSTAQNILKNAGYAEVYNGGGWMSLNNKI, from the coding sequence ATGTTTGACACCATCAAAAATCTTTTCGGACTCGATAAAACCGATTATGCGGAACTCGTAAAAAACGGCGCAATCATTGTGGATGTTCGTTCCAAAGGTGAATTCGCTTCAGGTCACATTAAAAATTCAATTAACATTCCGGTTGACCAACTTGCCAATAATTTATCCCGTTTAAAGGACAAAAATAAACCTGTAATCACGTGCTGCGCATCGGGAATGAGAAGTTCTACGGCGCAAAACATCCTTAAAAATGCGGGTTATGCAGAAGTTTACAACGGCGGCGGTTGGATGAGTTTGAACAATAAAATCTAA
- a CDS encoding OsmC family protein, producing the protein MDAHFYNVEINWKEGRKGEMSSPELSEKMEVATPPQFPNGVENIWSPEHLFTSAVASCLMTTFLAIAENSRLEFVDFKCKSSGKLEQVDGKFLMTEILLEPTVTIVNEADKEKAERVLQKSEAACLISNSIKSKVMMNTTIIVG; encoded by the coding sequence ATGGACGCACATTTTTATAACGTAGAAATCAATTGGAAGGAAGGAAGAAAGGGCGAAATGTCTTCTCCCGAACTTTCCGAAAAAATGGAAGTTGCAACACCGCCACAATTTCCGAACGGTGTCGAAAATATTTGGTCGCCTGAACATCTTTTCACTTCGGCTGTCGCGAGTTGTTTGATGACGACTTTTTTAGCGATTGCAGAAAATTCGAGGTTAGAATTTGTCGATTTCAAATGCAAGTCGTCAGGAAAACTGGAACAAGTGGATGGTAAATTTTTAATGACCGAAATTCTTCTTGAACCAACTGTAACGATTGTAAATGAAGCAGATAAAGAAAAAGCCGAACGAGTTTTGCAAAAATCGGAAGCGGCTTGCTTAATTTCTAATTCCATCAAATCGAAAGTGATGATGAACACGACCATCATTGTTGGTTAA
- the pnuC gene encoding nicotinamide riboside transporter PnuC encodes MNLHDLFLKPYESYTHLQIFLEATATIFGILSVYFSIKKNIWVYPTGIISTALYVYILFNFGLLGDMMINFYYTVMSIYGWILWAKSSQDHVHVEVSWAKKKEWIYGGILFFLSLLLVTIVYYYKPLIDNKFSMQNVTLGLDHLDWANWLDVVTTAIFLVGMWFMAKRRIENWIFWIIGDIICIPMMIYKGLGITSIQYLVFTVMAIIGLFEWKRSLKKV; translated from the coding sequence ATGAATTTACATGACCTATTCCTGAAACCTTACGAATCGTACACGCATCTTCAGATTTTTCTGGAAGCTACGGCAACCATTTTCGGAATTTTGAGTGTTTATTTTTCCATCAAAAAGAATATTTGGGTTTATCCAACGGGAATTATTTCTACAGCACTCTACGTCTATATCCTCTTTAATTTCGGGCTTCTCGGCGATATGATGATTAATTTTTATTATACGGTGATGAGCATTTACGGCTGGATTTTGTGGGCAAAAAGTTCGCAAGACCACGTTCATGTTGAAGTTTCTTGGGCAAAGAAAAAAGAGTGGATTTACGGCGGAATTTTATTTTTTTTAAGCTTGTTACTCGTTACCATCGTTTATTATTACAAACCGTTGATTGACAATAAATTTTCCATGCAAAACGTAACGCTCGGTTTGGATCATTTGGATTGGGCGAACTGGCTGGATGTTGTTACCACCGCAATTTTCCTTGTCGGGATGTGGTTTATGGCTAAACGCAGAATTGAAAACTGGATTTTTTGGATTATTGGCGATATTATTTGCATTCCGATGATGATTTATAAAGGTTTGGGAATTACTTCCATACAATATTTGGTGTTCACGGTGATGGCGATAATTGGTCTATTTGAATGGAAAAGAAGTTTGAAAAAAGTATAG
- the dapF gene encoding diaminopimelate epimerase has product MQNTIEFFKYQGTGNDFVMIDNRDLQFPKERDLIEKLCDRRFGIGGDGLILLENDDNSDFKMVYYNSDGNESTMCGNGGRCIVAFAHFLDIFEDKTTFEAIDGVHEAEIKNGIVKLKMSDVNSIKNINENFELNTGSPHFVQFVNDVENFEVYKNGNEIRNSATYKNEGINVNFVEEISPEEIFVRTYERGVEDETYSCGTGVTASALVFLTDKNQKEVQVKVLGGNLKVYAEQDGNSFKNIWLEGPAKQVFKGKISL; this is encoded by the coding sequence ATGCAAAATACCATAGAATTTTTCAAATACCAAGGAACAGGAAATGATTTCGTGATGATTGATAATCGTGATCTGCAGTTTCCAAAAGAAAGAGACCTCATCGAAAAGCTTTGCGACAGAAGGTTTGGAATCGGTGGCGACGGTTTGATTTTGTTGGAAAATGATGACAATTCAGATTTCAAAATGGTGTATTACAATTCCGATGGAAATGAAAGTACCATGTGCGGAAACGGCGGAAGATGTATTGTCGCTTTTGCCCATTTTTTAGATATTTTCGAAGACAAAACCACTTTTGAAGCTATTGACGGTGTACACGAAGCCGAAATTAAAAACGGTATCGTAAAACTGAAAATGAGCGACGTAAATTCCATTAAAAATATCAATGAAAACTTCGAGTTAAACACAGGTTCGCCACATTTTGTACAGTTCGTCAATGATGTGGAAAATTTTGAAGTGTATAAAAACGGTAACGAAATCAGAAATTCTGCGACTTACAAGAATGAAGGAATCAACGTGAACTTTGTGGAAGAAATTTCGCCCGAAGAAATCTTCGTGAGAACTTACGAAAGAGGTGTGGAAGACGAAACTTACAGTTGTGGAACTGGAGTTACCGCTTCAGCTTTGGTTTTTTTAACAGATAAAAATCAAAAAGAGGTTCAAGTAAAAGTTTTGGGCGGAAATCTGAAAGTTTATGCAGAACAAGATGGAAATTCCTTCAAAAACATTTGGTTGGAAGGTCCTGCAAAACAGGTTTTTAAGGGAAAGATTTCATTGTAG